From a single Piliocolobus tephrosceles isolate RC106 chromosome 21, ASM277652v3, whole genome shotgun sequence genomic region:
- the FKBP8 gene encoding peptidyl-prolyl cis-trans isomerase FKBP8 encodes MDAAVAAAVANGHGRGRAKWLNPVPEARRPRLGAGRGAQDPKRGSRSQRANSRPPSSMASCAEPSEPSAPLPAGVPPLEDFEVLDGVEDAEGEEEEEEEEEEEDDLSELPPLEDMGQPPVEEAEQPGALAREFLAAMEPEPAPAPAPEEWLDILGKEQGWIGVTLALALLYPEPHFPICAVRVGSHMVHHHDHQPEATTGDASR; translated from the exons ATGGATGCGGCAGTCGCGGCAGCGGTGGCCAATGGGCACGGCAGGGGCAGGGCCAAGTGGCTGAACCCGGTTCCCGAGGCGCGGCGGCCGCggctgggggcggggaggggggcgCAGGACCCCAAGCGGGGGTCCCGGAGCCAGAG GGCCAATTCCCGTCCCCCCAGCAGCATGGCATCGTGTGCTGAACCCTCTGAGCCCTCTGCCCCGCTGCCTGCCGGGGTCCCACCGCTCGAGGACTTCGAGGTGCTGGATGGGGTTGAGGATGCAGAaggtgaggaggaagaggaggaggaagaggaggaggaggatgaccTGAGTGAGCTGCCACCACTGGAGGACATGGGACAACCCCCGGTGGAGGAGGCTGAGCAGCCTGGGGCCCTGGCCCGAGAGTTCCTCGCTGCCATGGAGCCAGAGCCTGCCCCAGCCCCGGCCCCGGAAGAGTGGCTGGACATTCTGGGTAAGGAGCAAGGGTGGATCGGGGTGACCTTGGCCCTGGCCCTCTTGTACCCTGAGCCTCATTTCCCCATCTGTGCTGTGAGGGTTGGAAGTCACATGGTCCACCACCATGATCACCAGCCAGAGGCAACTACTGGAGATGCTTCACGTTGA